One window of Methanobacterium alkalithermotolerans genomic DNA carries:
- the sppA gene encoding signal peptide peptidase SppA: protein MDKKNKMALLGSIGGLVLLAIILLSLISVIGNSWSPSASGSIAVIPIYGQIAYSPSSLMGSSVSNPDVIKELIQNANQDVNVKAILLEVNSPGGSPVASEEIMESVQNSEKPVVVWISDTGASGAYLVASGADRIVASPSSWVGSIGVLVDLIDLSRLYDREGINKYAIKGGEYKDMGADYRELTPEEKEMMQNMVDEEYDYFIEQVAKNRNLSKSYVAGIAEGKIYTGRQAKNLKLVDDLGGKDEALDIAAHLAGIKDYTVVSFAPRTTLESLLSSIGTKIGYALGMGIGENMNQETIQNIY from the coding sequence ATGGATAAAAAAAACAAGATGGCTTTGCTGGGCTCCATAGGAGGTCTGGTATTGCTTGCAATAATTTTATTATCCTTAATCTCAGTTATAGGAAACTCGTGGAGTCCATCCGCCAGTGGAAGCATAGCTGTGATTCCCATATATGGACAAATTGCGTATTCACCATCAAGTTTGATGGGTAGCAGTGTAAGTAATCCTGATGTTATTAAAGAACTAATACAAAATGCCAATCAGGATGTAAATGTTAAAGCCATATTATTGGAGGTGAATAGTCCAGGTGGAAGTCCTGTGGCCAGTGAAGAAATTATGGAATCAGTTCAAAATTCTGAAAAACCAGTGGTAGTCTGGATAAGTGATACTGGTGCTTCTGGAGCATATTTAGTTGCATCTGGAGCAGATCGCATCGTGGCCAGCCCCTCATCATGGGTAGGTAGTATTGGAGTACTGGTGGATCTAATTGACCTTTCAAGATTATATGACCGGGAGGGAATCAACAAATACGCCATTAAAGGAGGAGAGTACAAGGACATGGGTGCAGATTACCGGGAATTAACTCCAGAAGAAAAAGAAATGATGCAGAATATGGTTGATGAAGAATATGATTATTTCATAGAACAGGTGGCAAAAAATCGGAACCTGAGTAAAAGTTATGTGGCAGGAATTGCCGAGGGAAAAATATACACCGGAAGACAGGCAAAAAATCTGAAGCTGGTGGATGATTTAGGTGGCAAAGATGAAGCTCTGGATATAGCCGCCCATTTAGCAGGTATTAAAGATTATACTGTCGTTAGCTTTGCTCCCCGTACCACTCTGGAATCCCTTCTTAGCAGCATAGGCACTAAAATTGGCTACGCACTGGGAATGGGTATTGGGGAAAATATGAATCAGGAAACTATTCAGAATATTTATTAA
- a CDS encoding MJ0307 family thioredoxin, which translates to MVVKIEVFTSPTCPYCPMAIEVVDEAKKDLGDVLEVETVDIMQDREKAVNYGLMAVPAIAMNGVVKFVGAPSKEELMQAIKEELNE; encoded by the coding sequence ATGGTTGTAAAAATCGAAGTATTTACTTCACCCACCTGTCCTTACTGCCCTATGGCAATAGAAGTAGTGGATGAGGCTAAAAAAGATCTAGGAGATGTTCTGGAAGTTGAAACAGTTGACATCATGCAAGATAGAGAAAAAGCCGTGAATTATGGACTAATGGCTGTTCCAGCGATTGCTATGAATGGTGTAGTCAAGTTTGTAGGTGCCCCCTCCAAAGAAGAGTTAATGCAGGCAATTAAAGAAGAATTAAATGAATAA
- the cbiD gene encoding cobalt-precorrin-5B (C(1))-methyltransferase CbiD, whose translation MTPLNNKAPYGITTGSAATAASVAALMAIKGVTDLKSVRINVPFGELEIEVHNIEKKDSNVARASVIKKPYGDLDVTINLEIIAEVTITTNKVISIRGGEGVGLVTKPGLQIPVGEAAINPVPRSMIEENVKSLLVDGEGALITISIPGGKEVASRTMNPRLGIEGGISILGTTGISRPMSSAAYKDSLECQLDVALAMGYEDLIYVPGNIGEKLALNSMQVEKDQIIQMSNYVGFMLEKAVEKGIKKLIIYGHAGKLVKIAGGIFNTKHSVADARTEIIAAHAALKGASPTLIAEIFSKKTTEDMVDILNKESIREEVFQSISQSIKDKIQDRFPLKVEVIIVRMDGTVLNPSYKK comes from the coding sequence ATGACTCCTTTGAATAACAAAGCTCCCTATGGTATCACCACAGGTAGTGCAGCAACTGCAGCTTCAGTGGCAGCATTAATGGCCATTAAAGGAGTAACAGATTTAAAATCAGTTAGAATAAATGTTCCTTTTGGTGAACTGGAAATAGAAGTTCATAATATTGAAAAAAAAGATTCCAATGTTGCCCGGGCCTCGGTGATTAAAAAGCCATATGGTGATCTGGATGTTACTATAAACCTGGAAATCATTGCAGAAGTCACCATAACCACCAATAAAGTAATTTCCATCAGGGGAGGTGAAGGAGTGGGACTGGTTACCAAACCAGGATTGCAAATCCCTGTTGGTGAAGCTGCCATTAACCCTGTACCTAGAAGTATGATTGAGGAAAATGTGAAAAGCTTGTTGGTTGATGGGGAAGGGGCCCTGATAACCATATCCATTCCTGGTGGAAAAGAAGTTGCGTCCCGAACCATGAACCCCCGCCTGGGTATAGAGGGAGGGATATCCATTTTAGGTACCACAGGCATATCACGACCCATGTCCAGTGCTGCTTATAAAGATTCACTGGAGTGTCAGCTGGATGTGGCCCTGGCCATGGGTTATGAGGATTTGATTTATGTTCCAGGTAATATTGGTGAAAAACTAGCCTTAAATTCAATGCAAGTTGAAAAAGACCAGATAATTCAAATGAGTAATTATGTTGGTTTTATGCTGGAAAAGGCAGTGGAAAAAGGAATTAAAAAATTAATTATTTATGGTCATGCAGGTAAACTGGTTAAAATAGCCGGTGGCATATTCAATACCAAACACTCTGTAGCTGATGCCAGAACTGAAATAATAGCCGCCCATGCAGCATTGAAAGGTGCATCACCAACCTTAATTGCAGAAATTTTCTCCAAAAAAACCACAGAGGATATGGTTGATATTTTGAATAAGGAATCTATCCGGGAGGAAGTTTTCCAGAGTATCTCCCAATCTATTAAAGACAAAATACAGGACAGATTTCCGCTTAAAGTAGAAGTTATCATAGTGCGTATGGATGGAACAGTTCTAAATCCATCATATAAAAAATAA
- a CDS encoding glycosyltransferase family 4 protein: protein MKVCMVGHFPPHVGGIASYVYLLSNALLERGDEVYVLTYPHEKIDETNLYVEYAPTPPIPGLRGFIFTITATWKLIRMVQKNDIDLIHAHYLLPPGLVAVLGGILTGKKICITLHGSDVFLLSSRKFLKPLLRLILKKADEVFVVSKSLEDKILKMNIPGVDKKLKVTWNGVDVEKFNPGNVSDFKKEIGIAEDKPLVLFLGNLVRQKGVQYLLRAKNFMEQSAFLAIVGDGPLLQDLKGMVEYENIKDVHFTGARYDIDKIIPAAELVVLPSLSESFGIALLEAMASGKPVVATSVGGIPELVTEDVGVLVEPRNPIALAEAIDLILENKDLREKMGKKARKKALKYANVKIPY from the coding sequence ATGAAAGTATGTATGGTGGGTCATTTTCCTCCCCATGTAGGTGGAATTGCATCCTATGTTTATTTATTATCAAATGCTCTCCTGGAAAGGGGGGATGAAGTCTATGTGCTAACCTATCCCCATGAAAAAATAGACGAAACCAATTTATATGTAGAATACGCTCCCACCCCCCCAATACCTGGATTAAGAGGTTTTATATTCACCATTACCGCCACCTGGAAGTTGATTAGAATGGTCCAGAAAAATGACATTGATCTTATCCATGCCCATTATTTACTCCCACCCGGATTGGTGGCTGTTTTAGGAGGGATATTAACCGGTAAAAAGATCTGTATAACTTTACATGGATCTGATGTATTTTTATTATCTTCCCGGAAATTTTTAAAGCCATTATTACGCCTGATTCTAAAAAAGGCAGATGAGGTATTTGTGGTAAGTAAATCCCTGGAAGATAAGATTTTAAAAATGAACATCCCCGGAGTGGATAAAAAACTAAAGGTTACCTGGAATGGGGTGGATGTGGAAAAATTTAATCCGGGAAATGTAAGTGATTTCAAAAAGGAGATAGGTATTGCGGAAGATAAACCCCTTGTACTATTTTTAGGAAATCTGGTTCGTCAAAAAGGTGTTCAGTATCTTTTAAGAGCTAAAAATTTTATGGAACAATCTGCATTTCTGGCCATTGTTGGTGATGGTCCTCTACTGCAGGATTTAAAGGGTATGGTAGAGTATGAAAATATTAAAGATGTCCATTTTACCGGGGCCCGCTATGATATAGATAAAATAATACCTGCTGCAGAATTAGTGGTCCTCCCTTCACTATCAGAAAGTTTTGGAATTGCCCTTTTAGAAGCCATGGCTTCAGGAAAACCAGTAGTGGCAACTTCTGTGGGAGGTATACCTGAACTAGTAACCGAAGATGTGGGAGTACTGGTGGAACCCAGAAATCCTATTGCCTTAGCAGAAGCTATTGATTTAATACTTGAAAATAAAGATTTAAGGGAAAAAATGGGTAAAAAAGCACGAAAAAAGGCTTTGAAATATGCAAATGTTAAGATACCATATTAA
- the moaC gene encoding cyclic pyranopterin monophosphate synthase MoaC produces MKNKDFTHLTTDGVHMVEVGDKPSLKRSAVASGKIFLKKKTIDLIENSALEKGNVLTTSQIAAINAVKSTSSIIPLCHPLPVTGIEVSFKVLNDHIKVIVSVNSAGKTGVEMEALTGVSVGLLTIWDMVKSVEKDVDGQYPSTSIKDIRVVEKNKEEIL; encoded by the coding sequence ATGAAAAATAAGGATTTCACTCATCTAACCACAGATGGGGTTCATATGGTAGAGGTAGGAGATAAACCTTCCCTGAAAAGGAGTGCAGTTGCATCAGGGAAAATTTTTCTAAAAAAGAAAACCATTGATTTAATTGAAAATAGTGCCCTGGAAAAGGGTAATGTTCTCACCACGTCACAGATTGCAGCTATAAATGCCGTCAAATCTACTTCCAGTATTATTCCCCTGTGCCATCCCTTGCCTGTCACCGGTATAGAAGTTAGCTTTAAAGTATTAAATGACCATATAAAAGTAATTGTAAGTGTAAATTCAGCCGGAAAAACAGGAGTGGAGATGGAAGCCCTCACTGGAGTTAGTGTTGGATTATTAACCATATGGGATATGGTTAAGAGTGTGGAAAAAGATGTAGATGGTCAATATCCCTCTACCTCCATTAAAGATATTAGAGTAGTTGAAAAAAATAAAGAAGAAATACTTTGA
- a CDS encoding DEAD/DEAH box helicase — translation MIIMETLDYNLKDIIKGCYPHIENFNPAQKAVIESGYLDAKDNYIIAIPTASGKTLLGVLAAIKTLLNGGKVIYAVPLLSIQNEKLKEFKLLEEYGFTVGRHPQSSDLSVMVFESFDSITRFSWNHLREVDLLIVDEFHMIGEYSRGPTIECALTRSHMVNPGMRIVALSATLQNMEEIAGWLNARVVEHDFRPVPLHKEVLNTEMFSTRNKNDVIVKILEKALEENSQALAFVSTRRFTESLASFVADKIKNKVPPSRKKAFREVSEKILQVPEKKGSRPTSICLKLADSAKNGVAFHHAGLFSEQKEIIEDEFRSGNLLMITATPSLMYGVNLPSRSVVIRDYTRWTSQGPQKIPVFDYEQMSGRAGRPQYDDVGYSYLIAKTLDEAYDLQEYYVQGEIEPTHSKLIENKDAIYRQIIAQIASSMAKNPVELQEFFSKTFYGYQMENSPYMSTFAAESMEYEINNAVEFLMHNGILQATPEGLKTTSLGLLIAKSNYSVETAVKLKEFASNMDELDIYKLIYQICHTPDLPLISFKGRKSKDPVREKLSSAGIFAVDMQNAEATAASLMEWIDERNEYEIENAFHVYAATTRRAAYEASLMVKFFRDICQVLGIYQPLGDLDILSARFYYGVKEELIPLVLGVKRLGRKRARALFKAFGEDLRPFTEKELQKVEGIGPKLAAAVHRYAQS, via the coding sequence CTGATTATCATGGAAACTCTTGATTACAATCTGAAGGATATAATAAAGGGGTGTTACCCCCATATTGAGAATTTTAATCCTGCCCAAAAAGCAGTTATTGAATCAGGATACCTGGATGCAAAGGATAATTACATTATAGCCATTCCCACCGCCAGCGGAAAAACACTCTTAGGAGTCTTAGCAGCCATAAAGACCCTTTTAAACGGAGGAAAAGTTATTTATGCAGTTCCTCTTCTTTCTATTCAAAATGAAAAATTAAAAGAGTTTAAATTACTGGAAGAATACGGTTTTACAGTAGGAAGGCATCCCCAATCCAGTGATTTATCAGTAATGGTTTTTGAATCTTTTGATAGTATTACCCGTTTTTCATGGAACCATCTACGGGAAGTTGATCTTTTGATTGTGGATGAATTCCATATGATAGGAGAGTACTCCCGGGGACCCACCATTGAATGTGCCCTAACTCGTTCCCATATGGTAAATCCCGGGATGCGTATTGTGGCACTTTCAGCCACTCTGCAAAATATGGAAGAAATTGCAGGGTGGTTAAATGCCCGGGTAGTTGAACATGATTTCCGTCCAGTGCCCCTGCATAAAGAAGTGCTCAATACTGAAATGTTCAGTACCAGAAATAAGAACGATGTTATTGTTAAGATATTAGAAAAGGCATTAGAAGAAAATTCACAGGCACTGGCCTTTGTTTCCACCCGGAGATTTACCGAGTCCCTGGCCAGTTTTGTGGCAGATAAAATTAAAAATAAAGTACCCCCTTCCCGGAAGAAAGCTTTTAGAGAAGTTTCTGAAAAAATTCTACAGGTACCTGAAAAAAAAGGATCCCGACCTACCAGTATCTGTTTAAAATTAGCGGATTCTGCTAAAAACGGGGTGGCATTCCATCACGCGGGCCTTTTCAGTGAACAAAAGGAGATTATTGAAGACGAATTTCGTTCAGGAAATCTACTCATGATTACCGCTACCCCCAGTTTAATGTATGGAGTTAACTTACCTTCACGGAGTGTTGTAATCAGGGATTACACCCGATGGACATCTCAGGGCCCACAAAAGATTCCTGTATTTGATTATGAGCAAATGTCCGGACGTGCCGGCCGTCCACAATATGATGATGTGGGATACTCTTATCTGATTGCAAAAACTCTGGACGAAGCCTATGATTTACAGGAATATTATGTGCAGGGAGAAATCGAACCAACCCATTCCAAACTAATTGAAAATAAAGATGCGATTTACAGGCAAATAATAGCCCAAATAGCTTCTTCTATGGCAAAAAACCCGGTTGAACTTCAGGAATTTTTTTCAAAAACATTTTATGGATATCAAATGGAAAATAGTCCTTATATGAGTACATTTGCTGCCGAGAGTATGGAATATGAAATAAATAATGCAGTGGAATTTTTAATGCATAATGGGATATTACAGGCTACTCCGGAAGGACTAAAAACTACTTCCCTGGGATTATTAATTGCTAAATCTAACTATAGTGTGGAAACCGCAGTTAAATTAAAGGAATTTGCATCTAATATGGATGAACTGGATATTTATAAGCTTATTTATCAGATATGTCACACCCCTGATCTTCCCCTAATATCATTTAAGGGTCGTAAAAGTAAGGATCCTGTCCGGGAGAAATTGTCCAGCGCAGGAATATTTGCGGTTGATATGCAGAATGCAGAAGCAACCGCCGCTTCTTTAATGGAATGGATTGATGAACGAAATGAATATGAAATTGAAAATGCTTTCCATGTATATGCTGCTACCACCCGTCGGGCCGCCTATGAAGCATCACTTATGGTTAAGTTCTTCCGGGATATCTGTCAGGTTTTGGGAATTTACCAACCACTGGGTGATTTAGATATCCTGTCTGCCCGTTTTTACTATGGTGTTAAAGAAGAATTAATACCTCTGGTTCTGGGGGTAAAAAGATTGGGTAGGAAAAGAGCTAGAGCTCTTTTTAAAGCATTTGGTGAAGATTTAAGGCCTTTTACTGAGAAAGAGCTTCAGAAAGTAGAGGGTATAGGTCCTAAATTAGCAGCAGCGGTACATAGATATGCTCAAAGCTAA
- a CDS encoding DUF2115 domain-containing protein has translation MRILKNPGPLEDLKFSEKLSKKELLNILKKEASQLHIKDIMDASIYLREDAKFMPPKERDDFISRFTKAFFLRIKDLKEDQEEYEGLVDTEKLKEFLGVLNEQKRNVKCHEELCFSHIAMIVATYTAFVREESIHPVGTRFPGGFILRYEKGIYYCPVKEKQMNTPGALCRFCVSVQEEDLPD, from the coding sequence ATGAGGATTCTAAAAAACCCCGGCCCACTTGAAGATTTAAAATTTTCAGAAAAGCTCAGTAAAAAAGAGCTACTGAATATATTAAAAAAAGAAGCATCTCAATTGCATATCAAAGACATTATGGATGCCAGTATCTATCTCCGGGAAGATGCTAAATTCATGCCTCCTAAAGAAAGGGATGATTTCATATCCCGATTTACAAAAGCATTTTTCCTACGTATCAAAGATTTAAAGGAAGACCAGGAAGAATATGAAGGTTTGGTGGATACTGAAAAACTAAAAGAGTTTCTTGGAGTTCTAAATGAACAAAAAAGAAATGTTAAATGCCATGAAGAGCTCTGTTTTAGCCATATTGCCATGATTGTGGCTACTTATACTGCTTTTGTCAGGGAAGAATCCATACATCCTGTAGGAACCCGGTTCCCCGGGGGTTTTATACTCAGATATGAAAAGGGCATTTATTATTGTCCGGTGAAAGAAAAACAGATGAATACTCCCGGGGCCCTGTGCCGCTTTTGTGTGAGTGTGCAGGAAGAAGACCTACCTGACTAA
- a CDS encoding UbiA family prenyltransferase, with protein MILKPVVTLFRLDLSLAAGICVIVGEIVALGQIPPLNQIIMGFAAGFFISSSSLILNDYFDMESDKINAPHRPLPSGRIRPSQIIVLFIITTLIGLIIASLISNLAFFVAAIFWATGFLYNWKLKRTGLPGNLMVSSSVAITFIFGGIVVENPWNIFIWLFSAIAFFIDLGEEIIFDALDMLGDKKINSHSIALKYGQEKAFKISYILFSLVVFISFIPLIVGGLGRSYLAMILIMNTIIVFSIFKILKTPDKDQKRKYARFIYLGASLGLLVFIIGQLI; from the coding sequence ATGATATTAAAACCAGTAGTTACATTATTTCGGCTTGATCTCTCATTAGCTGCAGGTATATGTGTTATTGTAGGAGAAATAGTTGCTCTGGGTCAAATACCTCCCCTTAACCAAATAATAATGGGCTTTGCAGCAGGTTTTTTTATTTCCAGTTCATCCTTAATTTTAAATGATTATTTTGATATGGAATCTGATAAAATTAATGCACCGCACCGTCCTTTGCCTTCAGGGAGGATTAGACCATCACAAATAATTGTCCTGTTTATTATCACCACATTAATCGGCTTAATCATCGCATCTTTAATCAGCAACCTGGCCTTTTTTGTTGCAGCAATATTCTGGGCCACAGGGTTTTTATACAACTGGAAGCTAAAAAGAACAGGTTTGCCCGGCAATCTGATGGTTAGTTCTTCAGTGGCCATTACCTTTATTTTTGGAGGCATTGTGGTGGAAAATCCCTGGAACATATTTATTTGGCTTTTTAGTGCTATAGCCTTTTTTATAGACCTGGGTGAGGAGATTATTTTTGATGCACTGGACATGTTAGGGGATAAAAAGATAAATTCACATTCAATAGCTTTAAAATATGGCCAGGAAAAGGCATTTAAAATATCATATATACTATTTTCCCTGGTGGTTTTTATAAGCTTTATTCCCCTAATAGTTGGTGGCCTGGGGCGTTCTTATCTGGCCATGATATTAATTATGAATACCATAATTGTTTTTTCTATTTTCAAAATATTAAAAACTCCAGATAAAGATCAAAAAAGAAAATACGCACGTTTTATTTATCTGGGTGCCAGTTTGGGACTTCTAGTTTTCATAATTGGTCAATTGATTTAG
- a CDS encoding DUF998 domain-containing protein: MVGLLQFFTVLNLVETQYPGYSTSINTISELGGSIPLLEPSSTIFNLSLIIMGILTMVAVYFILKSGGCRLFSACLLLFAISIIGIGVFPLYAGEIHSFFTIIAFISGVLAVIFSYRLGLNIPMVILSLVVGFTALITLILTFSWGLGPSNPLIQLLGKGGLQRFIMYPGMLYLIGLGGYLTSRGEDWVRLRFSKGYF; encoded by the coding sequence TTGGTTGGGCTTTTACAATTCTTTACAGTTCTCAATCTGGTAGAAACTCAGTATCCTGGATACAGCACCTCAATAAATACAATTAGTGAATTAGGGGGCAGTATTCCTTTATTGGAACCTTCTTCCACTATATTTAACCTGAGCTTGATTATTATGGGAATTTTAACCATGGTTGCAGTTTATTTTATTTTAAAAAGTGGAGGATGTCGCTTATTTTCTGCCTGCCTGCTTCTATTTGCTATTTCAATCATTGGAATTGGAGTATTCCCTTTATATGCTGGAGAAATACACTCTTTTTTTACCATAATCGCCTTTATTTCAGGAGTTCTGGCCGTAATATTCTCCTATCGACTGGGTCTTAATATACCCATGGTAATATTATCCCTGGTAGTAGGGTTTACTGCACTTATAACTCTCATATTAACATTTTCATGGGGTTTAGGGCCTTCAAATCCATTAATACAACTTCTGGGTAAGGGAGGTTTACAGCGATTCATTATGTATCCGGGGATGTTGTATCTCATTGGGCTGGGAGGTTACCTCACCAGTAGGGGAGAAGATTGGGTTAGGCTCAGATTTTCTAAAGGATATTTTTAA
- a CDS encoding type II toxin-antitoxin system RelE family toxin, producing the protein MKKSIKNGFNSDNSTKSPFLNFTYMGELNKIKADIKKEKCVDLKECLELFQELWLKERADYNILISSAARKKLGKVADKDKKQYSQIKTKIEKIAKNPEHFKPLSGDFHGSRRVHIGDFVLIYIIDGDNIILEDYDHHDHIYIR; encoded by the coding sequence ATGAAAAAGAGTATAAAAAATGGTTTTAACTCAGATAACTCCACTAAAAGCCCTTTTTTAAACTTCACTTATATGGGAGAATTAAATAAAATTAAAGCAGATATCAAAAAAGAAAAGTGTGTGGATTTAAAAGAATGTTTAGAGCTTTTCCAGGAGCTATGGCTGAAAGAAAGAGCAGATTATAATATTTTAATATCTTCTGCTGCCCGTAAGAAATTGGGAAAAGTTGCAGATAAAGACAAAAAGCAATATTCGCAGATAAAGACAAAAATTGAGAAAATTGCAAAAAATCCTGAACATTTTAAACCACTCTCAGGAGATTTCCATGGCAGTAGAAGGGTGCATATAGGAGATTTTGTTTTAATTTACATTATTGATGGAGATAATATAATTTTAGAAGATTATGATCATCACGATCATATTTATATAAGATAG